GTTCTTCCAAAAGATGGAGCGATAATGTAAGCCTATTACATAGTAAGTTACATAAGAAGCAGAAGAAACAGAACTTAAAATAATACACAGAGGTGTCTCTATTGAGCTACAAATCTAAAAACAAAACCTCCCTTTCCTCCTTCCCTCCGTGTGAGATTTAGCTTCAAAAGATAAAGAAATATATTGACAAAATAATCAAAAAAAAGGAAAAGAAATGACTTAAAAGCGAGTTGCTTTAGCACCTACGTAAGTCATTTGTTATCAAATAGTTGCAGAGATAGATTTTTAAAGGTGCTTAACAAGGCTTCAAAAGGGCGTTAATAAGAACCCAAAAGGGCATCTCTTGCAAGCCAATTGGGCGTTAAATGCAAGCCATTTGATGGTCTTTTAAAAATCAATATATGAAAATTTAGGACAAAAAAAAGATTTCAGTCATTTAAGTGATAAGCTTTGCTTGTTACATTTAGAACTTTAAGAAAAATAAAACAGAGCAACTCCAAGTTTCTTGTTACAAACTTAGAGTTGCTCTGTATGCCTTATTATAGAATAGCTTTAGACTATTACACCAAAATTCTGAAGAGTAAAAAAGAATATTAATGACGCTCGCGGCGAACTGTTACACGCGCTGGAGAGACTCCTGCACTTCCACTTGAAGATGAACGACGAGAGCGACTAACACCACTTATCGATGGACTTGTGCGACGAGAACGTCCAATCTTTCGTGGGGCTTTCTCAGCTTCCTTAGCCGCAGAAAGGCTATCAAGACTATCTCGACGAGCAGGATCGCCATAGATTGTCTTCTCGAAAGCAACCAACTCACGCTCTATCTTCTTCTGTTCTGCAGCCATTGCAGAATCATTTGGACAGTATTGTGCGAGTGTCTTACCCAGCATATTAGTTGTCTTGTAAATCTTTCCCTTATAGAGATTCATCGTGAAATAATCGTCTACACTCATCGTTGCAGCATTATTCAGATTACTGGTCATGATGGTCTGCTTAGCAAAGAATGGGGCCAAGTCATCATAACGCACCCAGAAGAGCGGGTATTTCACTTCGCCATCTCCGAAATCATCTTCACGATACATAATCGGACAAAGAGCTACGACCTTACGATGAAAGGTTGCTGTTCCTTGATCATAATAGGCACTCTCCTTTAGATAGTAGCCTTTCACCTCACCTGAAGGGATATCACTATTGTCAAGGCGAATACCATGATCGGTGCGTTCGTAGAAGATATGATAGTTATCAAGGAACTGCAAAGGCTTAACTCGAGCAGAATCCGTAAATATCTCATTGCCGTCCATACGATAGTTATAGGCTGCAATACCCCCACGATTAGGACCATTCATCATCAACTTGAAGATGTAAGTAAAGAGATTCATCTGCGAACCTACAGGTTCAGTAGGATAATATAATCCAGCATTAGCATCCTCGGTAAGTTTGAGTTCACGATAGATATCACGTCGCCAAACAACATCTTCCTCCATAGGAGCGGTTGTAGGGAAGGATATCTGCGCACGTGTAGTAATCGTATTAGCAGGCGACTGACGCTGTTGTTGATTACGACGTGCAGCAGGCTGCGCACTTACAGAGAGTGCCAAGCAGGCTGTGCAGACTATGAGAAATATCTTTTTCATTATTATTTTGTTTGTTCTTTACTAAAAGAGATGCTGTGATATAGTGTTTTATGAGTAGATACAGTATCAAGACTATCTATCAACTTGTCAACCCGTAAGCTCGTCTACGCATTAACTATCACCTCACAATTACCTCCATATTTCTTCCATTAAGCGTTCGAGTGGTACCATCAGGTCCATGAACGACAACGTTTGTGATATAGAATCGCTTGTTACGGCTCAACTGTCGGAACTGTTCTTTCTGCTGTGGAGAGAAGGAAGCACCATTACTTGCAAGCGGTACAGCGTTACCCATATTATCAAAGAAGACAACACGGAAGCTGGTTACACTGAAAGGAATATCGAGTAAGCCATCATCAATAGCTGCCTGAATGCCTGGTGCAGACATAAGTGCTGCCTTTGAGAGGGCTCCACTATTAAATCTATCAGCACCCATAGCGATATATGGCGATGGATCCGGCAATTTCCTCACACGGAACTGGTAGTCTCCAATCTTACGACCCTTAGCGGATACAGAGATAGTTACAGGCTGACCAACTGCTGAAGGACGTGCGATAAAATGTCCACCTCCCCTTGCTACGAGCGATCCACCTGACATAGTAGCTTGCACATCATGCTGAGAAGTATTAGGAATACTAATGGTGATTGGGTTATCAAAGCCTGCATAGAGTACGTTCATCAGGTCTGCTGCAATAGTAGCCATTCCATCAAAAGGTGGCACCTTCTGCATTCCTTGAGGACTGATATACTCTTTTGGCTGTGGACCACCCGTCACCCAATAGTCTTGTGAGAAGTTTCTACACAACACATTACCTGTTAAGTCCTTGATAAGGATGTATCCATTCAAAGTATGCTTACCAGGTGCACCTGCTTTCACAGTTATCTGGTTGCCCTTAATAAGTTGTCCATTAACAAATACCTGTGGCTGTTGTGTAGAGTCTACAGCCCCCATAAACATCTGTGCAGTCATTGTCTCACCTGGATAAAGGCGTGTCTGACTTGGCACAACGAATGCCTGAAGCTTGTTAACGCGTATATCTTTCAATCCAACATTAGCCACCAAGGTGTGTAACACCTCACCTTCTGCATAGCGAACATCGCTTTGTAACTTAGAGAGAAGCGTTACCGCTGCCGCAACAGGCATATTTTCGAACATATA
The Prevotella melaninogenica DNA segment above includes these coding regions:
- the gldN gene encoding gliding motility protein GldN encodes the protein MKKIFLIVCTACLALSVSAQPAARRNQQQRQSPANTITTRAQISFPTTAPMEEDVVWRRDIYRELKLTEDANAGLYYPTEPVGSQMNLFTYIFKLMMNGPNRGGIAAYNYRMDGNEIFTDSARVKPLQFLDNYHIFYERTDHGIRLDNSDIPSGEVKGYYLKESAYYDQGTATFHRKVVALCPIMYREDDFGDGEVKYPLFWVRYDDLAPFFAKQTIMTSNLNNAATMSVDDYFTMNLYKGKIYKTTNMLGKTLAQYCPNDSAMAAEQKKIERELVAFEKTIYGDPARRDSLDSLSAAKEAEKAPRKIGRSRRTSPSISGVSRSRRSSSSGSAGVSPARVTVRRERH
- the gldM gene encoding gliding motility protein GldM, producing MAIKKRKISPRQKMINLMYVVLMAMLALNISTEVLNGFSVVEESLNRTTGNSSKENEAIFGELDQMMRKNPQKVKQWFMMASTVREMSDSLYNYAQALKVAIVREADGEKGDPLNIEGKDNIEAASYIMLNPANGQGHKLYEAINSYRARILQFVTDPRQKKIIASNLSTEVPHHSMGKNWEEYMFENMPVAAAVTLLSKLQSDVRYAEGEVLHTLVANVGLKDIRVNKLQAFVVPSQTRLYPGETMTAQMFMGAVDSTQQPQVFVNGQLIKGNQITVKAGAPGKHTLNGYILIKDLTGNVLCRNFSQDYWVTGGPQPKEYISPQGMQKVPPFDGMATIAADLMNVLYAGFDNPITISIPNTSQHDVQATMSGGSLVARGGGHFIARPSAVGQPVTISVSAKGRKIGDYQFRVRKLPDPSPYIAMGADRFNSGALSKAALMSAPGIQAAIDDGLLDIPFSVTSFRVVFFDNMGNAVPLASNGASFSPQQKEQFRQLSRNKRFYITNVVVHGPDGTTRTLNGRNMEVIVR